From Xylocopilactobacillus apis, a single genomic window includes:
- a CDS encoding GNAT family N-acetyltransferase, with the protein MVNYETPQVVDAESLWQLMAQIDRETKFTLYETDEREYDLEPLKKLIENANRGVDFLQTASCDEQMIGYLLAQRGRHRRNRHVASVVVGIIADFHNRGIGSALFHNLDQWAQLNQIKRLELTVVETNVAAKRLYQAQGFEVEGVRQRSILLDGRYVNEIYMAKLL; encoded by the coding sequence TTGGTAAATTATGAAACGCCGCAAGTTGTTGACGCAGAATCTTTATGGCAATTAATGGCTCAAATCGATCGCGAAACAAAATTTACGCTGTACGAGACAGATGAAAGAGAATATGATTTAGAACCTTTAAAAAAGTTAATCGAAAATGCCAATCGAGGAGTCGATTTCTTGCAGACAGCAAGCTGCGATGAGCAGATGATTGGGTATCTTTTGGCTCAAAGAGGCAGACATCGTAGAAATCGACATGTAGCTTCAGTTGTGGTGGGAATCATTGCTGATTTTCATAACAGAGGAATCGGTTCCGCTTTATTTCATAATCTCGATCAGTGGGCGCAATTAAATCAGATTAAAAGGTTAGAGCTAACGGTGGTAGAGACTAATGTCGCTGCAAAAAGGCTCTATCAAGCGCAAGGCTTTGAGGTTGAAGGAGTTAGACAGCGTTCGATATTACTGGACGGTCGGTACGTTAATGAGATTTATATGGCGAAATTACTGTAG
- a CDS encoding DNA cytosine methyltransferase, with protein sequence MKTKIISLFAGVGGIDLGFSMTNKFETIYANEFDKYAQETFAQNYSKKILDRRDIHSVETKDIPDADIVIAGFPCQPFSIAGYRKGLSDERGDLFFETLRVIKAKQPKVVFLENVKNLVTHDHGNTFKVIREFLVHAGYFVKWKVLNAKDYGNIPQNRERIYVVGFKDRKSFEKFEFPTPVKLIKPLSDIIEYDKTVDEKYYYKEGKQPFYNKLAEEMQNPDSVYQWRRIYVRENKNGVIPTLTANMGTGGHNVPLILTSDGRIRKLTPRETFNAQGFPKSFKLPKIADSHLYKQAGNSVVVPLIKRIADSIYMALTDEDMSLPDTENKFSLIYTYMNGRMAGSSYQVEVLKDVESLKRDSKSYSYSIYDNDDFYKTIKSGGEHEFLTIVG encoded by the coding sequence ATGAAAACTAAGATAATAAGTCTTTTCGCAGGAGTTGGCGGAATTGATTTGGGTTTTTCTATGACGAATAAATTTGAGACTATATATGCTAACGAATTTGATAAATACGCTCAGGAAACGTTCGCGCAAAATTATAGTAAAAAAATACTTGATAGACGTGATATTCATAGTGTCGAAACAAAAGATATCCCTGATGCAGATATTGTCATAGCAGGATTCCCTTGTCAGCCATTTAGTATTGCAGGGTACAGGAAAGGTTTAAGTGACGAAAGAGGAGATTTGTTTTTTGAAACATTGAGGGTTATAAAAGCTAAACAACCTAAAGTGGTTTTTCTTGAAAACGTCAAAAATTTAGTCACTCATGATCATGGAAATACTTTTAAGGTTATTAGAGAATTTTTAGTACATGCTGGATACTTTGTGAAGTGGAAAGTATTAAATGCAAAGGATTATGGAAATATACCTCAAAATAGAGAACGTATATATGTTGTTGGATTTAAAGATCGAAAATCTTTTGAAAAATTTGAATTTCCTACACCTGTAAAGTTAATTAAACCATTATCTGACATCATAGAATATGACAAAACTGTTGATGAAAAATACTATTATAAGGAAGGTAAACAGCCTTTTTATAATAAATTAGCAGAAGAAATGCAAAATCCTGATTCTGTGTATCAGTGGCGAAGAATTTATGTACGAGAAAATAAAAATGGGGTAATTCCTACTTTGACTGCAAATATGGGGACAGGGGGACATAATGTTCCTCTTATTCTTACCTCTGATGGAAGAATAAGAAAATTAACTCCAAGAGAAACTTTTAATGCTCAAGGTTTTCCAAAAAGTTTTAAACTTCCCAAAATTGCAGATTCTCATTTATATAAGCAGGCTGGAAATTCTGTGGTTGTTCCATTAATTAAGAGAATTGCAGATTCCATTTATATGGCTCTTACAGATGAAGATATGAGTTTACCAGATACAGAAAATAAATTTTCTCTTATATATACATATATGAATGGAAGAATGGCGGGGTCATCATATCAAGTTGAGGTTTTGAAAGATGTTGAATCTTTAAAAAGAGATTCGAAATCTTATTCCTATTCTATTTATGATAATGATGATTTTTATAAAACAATCAAAAGTGGTGGGGAACACGAATTTTTAACAATTGTTGGTTAA
- a CDS encoding very short patch repair endonuclease has protein sequence MSNHIITREQRSFNMSQIRSTNTKPEIKLRKALWNRGVRYRKNLNTLPGKPDIAITKSKIAVFIDGEFWHGYKWNENKNNIHSNRDYWIPKIEKI, from the coding sequence TTGTCTAATCATATTATTACAAGAGAGCAGAGATCTTTCAACATGTCTCAAATTCGCTCTACCAATACAAAACCTGAAATTAAACTTAGAAAAGCTTTATGGAACAGAGGAGTTAGGTATCGAAAAAATCTTAATACACTTCCTGGAAAACCTGATATAGCTATTACTAAAAGTAAAATTGCGGTATTTATAGATGGTGAGTTTTGGCATGGTTACAAATGGAATGAAAATAAAAATAACATCCATAGTAACCGTGATTATTGGATTCCAAAAATTGAAAAAATATAA
- a CDS encoding immunoglobulin-like domain-containing protein yields MSEVSKPIFAFQGSADSTINVDDSFNENEYKVVGSWAIFNNYGGDYSKLPNFEGIAKNNDGSPKVTITGHVDTHTPGIYQLTYEATSISGETTTMIRKITVLPKSIATDWTITDMKAVGYINYVPNYGIMVFNAPAGSATGQRLAHTTAWRISQKAVNAKGMFSIALARISGSTGDMCHLVQSALWLR; encoded by the coding sequence GTGTCGGAAGTTTCAAAACCAATTTTTGCATTCCAAGGAAGCGCTGATTCGACAATTAATGTTGATGACAGCTTTAACGAAAATGAGTACAAAGTAGTCGGATCATGGGCAATTTTTAACAACTACGGCGGTGACTACAGCAAGCTGCCTAATTTTGAAGGCATCGCTAAGAATAATGATGGATCTCCAAAAGTAACGATCACGGGGCATGTGGATACTCATACTCCTGGTATTTATCAATTAACCTACGAGGCCACGAGTATTAGCGGCGAAACTACGACAATGATTAGAAAAATTACCGTTTTGCCGAAAAGTATTGCTACCGATTGGACGATTACCGATATGAAGGCCGTTGGCTACATTAACTATGTTCCAAATTACGGAATTATGGTTTTCAATGCGCCAGCCGGCAGTGCTACCGGTCAACGATTAGCTCACACTACGGCGTGGAGAATCAGCCAAAAAGCAGTTAATGCTAAAGGGATGTTTTCTATCGCGTTGGCAAGAATCAGTGGATCAACGGGAGATATGTGTCATTTAGTCCAATCAGCACTATGGCTCCGCTAA